Proteins from one Hyperolius riggenbachi isolate aHypRig1 chromosome 4, aHypRig1.pri, whole genome shotgun sequence genomic window:
- the POLE4 gene encoding DNA polymerase epsilon subunit 4 has protein sequence MAAVEEAAVTAQPLDTAEGEKGTEEASAAPAAASSHKLVKLPLSRVKALMKCDPDVALASLESVFIICKATELFIESMAADAYVYAQRGKRKTLQRRDIDQAVDAVDEFAFLEGTLD, from the coding sequence ATGGCGGCAGTGGAGGAAGCAGCAGTCACAGCCCAGCCCCTGGACACAGCAGAGGGGGAGAAAGGCACAGAAGAGGCCAGCGCTGCCCCCGCCGCAGCCTCCTCTCACAAGCTTGTGAAGCTTCCTCTGTCTCGGGTGAAGGCTCTTATGAAGTGTGACCCGGATGTGGCTCTGGCCAGCCTGGAGTCTGTGTTCATCATCTGCAAGGCCACTGAGCTGTTTATAGAGAGCATGGCTGCGGACGCCTATGTGTATGCGCAGAGGGGCAAGAGGAAGACCCTGCAGAGGAGGGACATAGACCAGGCTGTGGATGCCGTGGATGAATTTGCTTTCCTGGAGGGAACACTGGACTGA